One window of the Eucalyptus grandis isolate ANBG69807.140 chromosome 8, ASM1654582v1, whole genome shotgun sequence genome contains the following:
- the LOC104416678 gene encoding TMV resistance protein N, which translates to MFLSPRRFLDQLHYKSITHRSTRIQTKLRFYLSMSSSFSSSSSEAKWPFDVFLSFRGEDVRHGFVDDLHKCLLHRGINAYIDSEDLRPGDQISPALTKAIEESRIAVLVFSKNYASSRWCLDELVKVMECKRLKGQLVLPVFYGVEPREVRGQRESFGKALARHEEKLGKDSERVGKWRQALIEAGNLSGWHYVDGQSQDGTEFTESIVQKISAIVRHVPLSVAKYPVGLGCRVEKVMSLLSIGSDDARMIGIWGTGGVGKTTIAKAVYNSIASQFDGCSFLADVRETSSRPDGLVDLQKKLLSQILWKGDLAVFSVDGGANLIPDRLRCRKILLVLDDVDHGKQLNALARECEWFGKGSRIIVTTRDKHVLTSHQIDQVYEVRPLDQDEAFELLSSYAFPGNQTEDISKHHIDNILGYANGLPLAIVVLGPFLHGRSREEWESTLETLAESPNKDINSVLKISFDALDNNQKDIFLDIACFFKGRRRDYVTRVLDGCGLKTLIGIQTLIERSLVTIDHMEMVQMHDLIQLMGQDTVKQENPNDPGGRSRLWYYDDVNEVLSAAMGTNAVKGIVLQLPSQGELRISRGAFTCMRRLKLLILSNARISGGPVCLPDDLRWLEWHKCHSATLEFNAGPKKLVCFDVSGSQIKKFRGYLKDFRMLKDINFSRCNFLTRVPDISWAPNLERLDFNSCECLVEVDQSVGYLDKLEFLSLEQCSKLSIFPSILKTKSLRKLYLSGCSKLKKFSDILVKIEHLEELYLKGTAIKELPASIDNLVSVRRIHLWNCKSLIRLPSSIYKLQNLSDLYLSDCSNFIMFPKNLEDPTDLDGGLGFPNLDRLDLDGCNLSGLDFLEGSSNFPRLRYLNLRGNKFTHMPRCCRKYDNLKDLYLDNCEQLQEIPQLPSNIGIIRANNCRSLQKLPDFSSLSNFSEVNFSSCCGLSRKGFDLPGVSILEYLRKTAKHYNERDILVIGGEMPGWIHHCEEGSISFKVPKDLYDKFLGLALCVVVGLEEGKVLDVVSCDVQIFVNGNGTNAHFTSFFSLESDHVWLEYHLRRNLWEVEKHLQNDWSDFQVYLRVSNGSIKKCGFRLICQQQEDDLRVEPQCPHPIETNWLLKERDSEEDNSIDTR; encoded by the exons ATGTTTCTCAGTCCGCGTCGATTTCTTGACCAACTCCACTATAAAAGCATCACTCATCGCTCGACACGAATCCAAACTAAGCTCAGATTCTATCTTTCaatgtcgtcgtcg ttttcttcttcttcttccgaagCGAAATGGCCGTTCGACGTCTTCCTCAGCTTCAGAGGGGAGGACGTCCGCCACGGCTTCGTCGATGACCTCCACAAGTGTCTGCTTCATCGAGGCATCAACGCTTACATCGACAGCGAGGACTTGAGGCCCGGGGACCAGATCTCGCCAGCGCTGACGAAGGCCATCGAGGAGTCGCGGATCGCCGTGCTCGTCTTCTCCAAGAACTACGCTTCGTCTCGGTGGTGCTTGGACGAGCTGGTGAAGGTAATGGAGTGTAAGAGGCTCAAGGGGCAGCTGGTGTTGCCCGTGTTCTACGGAGTGGAGCCGAGGGAGGTtcgagggcagagagagagttTTGGCAAGGCATTGGCCAGGCACGAGGAGAAACTGGGAAAGGATTCTGAGAGGGTGGGGAAATGGAGGCAAGCCCTAATTGAAGCCGGCAATTTGTCCGGATGGCATTATGTCGATGGGCAATCACA AGATGGTACCGAGTTCACTGAGAGCATCGTCCAAAAGATCTCGGCTATAGTACGGCATGTACCCTTGAGTGTTGCCAAGTATCCCGTCGGTCTAGGTTGCCGGGTAGAAAAAGTAATGTCGTTGTTGAGTATAGGCTCAGATGATGCTCGGATGATAGGAATATGGGGAACTGGAGGTGTAGGGAAGACCACTATCGCTAAAGCTGTTTATAATAGTATTGCCAGTCAGTTTGATGGGTGCAGCTTCCTTGCAGATGTTAGAGAAACTTCCAGTAGACCTGATGGCCTTGTTGATTTGCAGAAAAAACTATTATCCCAGATATTATGGAAGGGAGATTTAGCGGTCTTTAGTGTGGATGGAGGCGCTAATTTAATACCGGATAGACTTCGCTGCAGGAAGATTCTGCTTgtgcttgatgatgtggatCATGGGAAACAGTTAAATGCATTGGCTAGAGAATGTGAATGGTTTGGAAAAGGGAGCAGGATCATCGTTACGACAAGAGATAAACATGTACTAACTTCTCATCAGATAGATCAGGTATATGAAGTTAGACCATTAGATCAAGATGAAGCTTTTGAACTTCTCAGTTCATATGCTTTTCCAGGAAACCAGACGGAAGACATAAGCAAGCATCACATAGATAATATTTTGGGCTATGCTAATGGCCTTCCCTTAGCGATTGTGGTCTTGGGTCCCTTTTTACATGGTAGAAGTAGAGAAGAATGGGAGAGTACATTGGAAACACTTGCTGAAAGTCCTAATAAAGATATAAACAGTGTCCTCAAGATAAGTTTTGATGCGCTGGACAACAATCAAAAGGAcatttttcttgacattgcttgcttctttaaGGGGAGAAGAAGGGATTATGTAACCAGAGTTCTTGATGGTTGTGGTTTAAAGACATTAATTGGGATTCAGACTCTAATAGAGAGATCCTTGGTAACAATTGACCATATGGAAATGGtacaaatgcatgacttgattcagCTGATGGGTCAGGACACCGTTAAacaagaaaatccaaatgaCCCTGGGGGACGGAGTAGATTATGGTACTATGATGATGTTAATGAAGTATTGTCAGCGGCTATG GGAACCAATGCTGTTAAAGGCATAGTGCTGCAGTTGCCAAGTCAAGGAGAGCTACGCATCAGTCGCGGTGCTTTCACATGCATGAGGAGACTGAAATTGCTCATACTTTCGAATGCACGAATCAGCGGAGGACCTGTATGTCTTCCTGATGATTTAAGGTGGCTTGAATGGCATAAATGCCATTCAGCCACTTTGGAGTTTAATGCTGGTCCAAAAAAACTTGTTTGCTTTGATGTGAGTGGCAGCCAGATTAAGAAATTTAGAGGATACTTAAAG GATTTTAGAATGTTGAAGGACATCAATTTCAGTCGATGCAATTTCCTGACTCGTGTTCCTGACATTTCATGGGCTCCAAATTTGGAGAGATTGGATTTCAATAGCTGTGAATGCTTGGTGGAGGTTGATCAATCCGTCGGATATCTTGACAAGTTAGAATTTTTATCATTAGAACAGTGCTCTAAGCTTAGTATCTTTCCTAGCATACTCAAGACAAAATCTCTTCGCAAACTTTATCTCTCCGGTTGCTCTAAACTCAAGAAGTTCTCTGATATTCTGGTAAAGATAGAACATCTAGAGGAACTTTATCTAAAAGGAACAGCTATTAAAGAACTCCCTGCATCCATTGATAATCTTGTCTCTGTAAGGCGAATACATTTATGGAACTGCAAAAGTCTCATAAGGCTTCCATCGAGCATttataaattgcaaaatctgaGCGACCTGTATCTTTCGGATTGCtcaaattttatcatgtttCCGAAGAACTTGGAGGATCCAACTGATCTTGATGGTGGCTTGGGATTCCCAAATCTAGACAGGCTAGATCTTGACGGTTGCAATTTATCAGGGTTAGATTTCCTCGAGGGTTCTTCCAATTTTCCCAGATTGAGGTACCTAAATCTTAGAGGGAACAAGTTCACTCATATGCCGAGGTGCTGCCgcaaatatgataatttgaaaGACTTGTATCTGGATAATTGCGAGCAACTGCAAGAGATTCCTCAGCTTCCATCAAATATTGGGATCATAAGAGCAAATAATTGCAGATCTCTACAAAAACTCCCAGATTTTTCGAGTCTCTCCAACTTCTCCGAAGTTAACTTCTCTTCATGCTGTGGATTATCACGGAAAGGGTTCGATCTGCCTGGTGTGTCAATACTCGAG TATCTCCGGAAGACGGCGAAACACTACAACGAACGCGACATTCTCGTAATTGGAggagagatgccaggatggattCACCATTGTGAAGAGGGATCTATATCTTTCAAGGTTCCCAAGGATCTGTATGACAAGTTCTTAGGACTTGCACTCTGTGTGGTTGTTGGGCTGGAGGAAGGAAAAGTGCTCGATGTTGTTTCATGCGACGTCCAAATTTTTGTCAATGGCAACGGGACGAATGCACATTTTACATCCTTCTTTTCACTGGAATCCGATCATGTGTGGCTTGAATATCATCTGCGCAGAAATCTGTGGGAAGTAGAGAAGCATCTGCAAAATGATTGGAGTGATTTTCAAGTTTACCTTAGAGTTTCAAACGGAAGCATAAAGAAGTGTGGGTTCCGTCTAATATGCCAGCAACAGGAGGATGATTTGAGGGTTGAGCCCCAATGCCCTCATCCGATAGAAACAAATTGGCTTCTCAAGGAAAGAGACTCAGAGGAAGACAATTCAATAGACACCAGATAG
- the LOC120286747 gene encoding G-type lectin S-receptor-like serine/threonine-protein kinase At2g19130 yields the protein NIGVLKKATKNFSEKIGEGGFSSVYKGVLPDSTPIAVKKLLNQNHSNKQYVAEVRTIGTIQQCNVVRLRGFCAEQSKRFLVYGYLANGSLAAHLFQKGSNTSIGKPDTYSIAIGIAEGLEYLHERCQDCIIHCDIKPENILLDAELAPQIVDFGLAKLLGWDVSRVFTTMMGTRGYLPPEWISGEPSRQKSTFSAVESFSLRSYREREILRS from the coding sequence AATATCGGAGTGCTGAAGAAAGCGACAAAGAACTTCTCTGAGAAAATTGGGGAAGGCGGGTTTAGTTCTGTTTACAAAGGAGTACTGCCAGACTCAACTCCTATAGCAGTGAAGAAACTTTTGAACCAAAACCATAGTAACAAACAGTACGTTGCTGAAGTTAGAACTATCGGAACAATACAGCAGTGCAATGTGGTTCGGCTGCGCGGCTTTTGTGCAGAACAGTCAAAAAGGTTCCTAGTATATGGGTACCTTGCGAATGGTTCGCTCGCAGCTCATTTGTTTCAGAAAGGTTCCAACACCTCGATTGGAAAACCAGATACTTACAGCATTGCCATTGGGATTGCTGAAGGATTGGAGTACCTCCATGAGAGGTGTCAAGATTGCATTATACACTGCGACATCAAGCCAGAGAATATACTGTTGGACGCAGAACTCGCACCACAGATTGTTGATTTCGGCCTTGCAAAACTCCTAGGATGGGATGTCAGCCGTGTATTTACCACCATGATGGGAACCAGAGGGTACCTCCCACCAGAATGGATTTCAGGGGAGCCATCACGTCAAAAGTCGACGTTTTCAGCTGTGGAAAGCTTCTCTTTGAGATCATATCGGGAAAGAGAAATATTGAGGAGCTGA